The Bradyrhizobium sp. B097 genome contains the following window.
GCGATGCACTCCTTGTAGAAGTCGTTGCCGAAGATGTTAACGCCGTAGGAGCCGGTCAGGTCGTAGGACACATTGCCGTCGAGGTCGGTGACGGTGACGCCGCTCGAGGCCTCGACGAACGCCGAGGTGCCGAGATGCTCGCGTACCAGGCGACTGTACTGGAACGGCACGCGGTAGGTTTCGGTGAACTGCAGGTCGGAGATCCGCTCCGTCACCTCGGCGGTCAGCGCGCGGCCCTTGGGATAGCGATCCGCGTAGAGGCCGGCGAGGCGGAAGAAGCCGTCCTGGCGCTGCATCGCGACGTCCTTCGGTGCTCCGTCCGAGCGGAAGAAGTCGTCGATGTCGAATTCGTAGTGCGGCACCATGCGCGCCACCATCTTGGACATCTTGGAATGTCCGGTCAGCGAGCGGTGCTTGGCCCGCGACAGCGCGAGGCGGGCCTGAATTTTGGGGAAAGCTGCGGCGGCGCCGGCAAGCGCGGCGGCGGACAGCGAGAGAATCGGAAGGGATGTTTCCATGACAGAAGCGCTAGCCTCGGCACCTAACAAATTCATGACAGTCAAGGGCCTGATCTCGGCATTCACCCAGCAGGAAGACCTCAATTTCCTGCTAACCAACCGGATTCCGCGGGCGGCGATCACCCGCTTCATGGGCTGGTTCTCCAAGGTCGAGAACCCCCTGGTGCGCGACGCCTCGATCGCCTGCTGGAAGCTGTTCTCCGACCTCGATCTGTCCGAGGCGAAGAAGACCGAATTCAAGAGTTTGCACGATTGCTTTACCCGCGAGCTCAAGCCCGGCCTGCGCCCCGCGGCTGCCGATCCCGCCATCATCGCGAGCCCGTCGGATGCGATCATCGGCGCGCATGGGCGGATCGAGGACGGGCAGTTGTTCCAGGTCAAGGGCGCGCCTTACTCGCTGCTCGATCTGGTTGGCGATCCCGCGCTGGTGGAGCAGCACAGGAACGGCCGCTTCGTCACGCTGCGGCTGACCTCGAGCATGTATCACCGCTTCCATGCGCCGTACGATCTTGCGATCGACAAGGTCACGTTCATTCATGGCGACGTCTGGAACGTCAATCCGATCGCGCTGAAGCGGATCGAGCGGCTGTTCTGCAAGAACGAGCGCGCGGTGCTGCGCGCGAAGCTTCCAACCGGCGAGGCGCTGACACTGGTTCCGGTCGCCGCCATCCTGGTGGCGAGCCTCCGCCTGCATTTCCTCGACGTCACGCTGAACGCGCAGTCGCGCGGCCCGGTGGATTTCCCCTGTGACGCGCATGTCAAGAAGGGCGACGAACTCGGCTGGTTCGAGCACGGCTCGACCATCATCGTGCTCGCGCCCGGCAATTTCGAATTCTGCGACAATGTCGCGGAGGGAACGCGGATCAAATGCGGCGAGCCGCTGTTGAAAAAGCCTACGAACTGATCTCGCTGTTTCCTGCGCGCCATTCTTTGGGCACGATCTGCTCGGAAAACCGGTTTCCACTTTTCCGGATCATGCTTTAAGATACGCGGGATCGTCGCGACGATCCTAAATCGCAAACCTGATGGACACGAGATGGCGCGGACGCCTGTTCTGGCGGCGGGAGGCATTGTGCTGCGGCGGGACGCACCGCAGTGCTTCGCCGTCGTGCGCCTGCGCAAGCGCAATGAGTGGGTGCTGCCCAAGGGCAAGCTCGACGATGGCGAGACGCCGCGCGCGGCCGCCGAGCGCGAGGTGCTGGAGGAAACCGGCCACGACGTCGAGGTGCACGAATTCCTCGGCACGCTGGTCTATGATTCAGGCGGCCGTTCCAAGGTGGTGCATTACTGGCGCATGGATGCCGGCGGCAAGCCGGTGCGCGCGTTGATGAGCGACGTCAGAGAAGTCGACTGGCTGCCGCTCGATGAAGCGCTCGATCGCCTGTCGCGCGGCTATGAACGTGCGTTCCTGGAGAATGTCGGCCCGATCGCGTTGCAGGCCGCGGCGAACGCCGAGCGCGAGCGGCGCGCGCGTGCGCGGGCCGCCGCTGCAGAGCGACGACGCGTGCAGCTTGCCGAAGACGAGCCGGTCGCTGGCGCGCCGGTGGTCATCGATACGCCTGCAAACCCTGAAGCTCCCGCTGGCGCAGAGATACCGGCGGTCGCTGAAGCGTCCGTGGGCACTGAAGTGACCGTGGATGCCGAGATGCCCGTCGTCGTCGACGCGCCGGCGCCCGCTGAGGTGCCGGTCATGGCGGAGATGTCCGATATTGCGGGGGCGCCGGCGGCGGATGCATCCGAAAAATCGCCGTCATCCGCGCGCCAAATCGCGCCCGTTGCCACGGCCGTGCAGCCTATCCCGCGCAAGAACCTGATCGAGCGCGTACGTGACTGGCTGCGCCGCGCGGCCTGATCACCCGCACATCTGACGTCGCGCGGTCGGCTGCCAGGCGTCGATGTCGCGCTGCAAGGCAAGACATTCGGCAACGCGCTTGGGCGAACCCAATTCATTTGCCAGAAGCTGTGCCGCGTGAACTTCGGCCGCGGCGCCGCGAACGTCGCCGCGCTCCAGCTCGAGCCTGGAAATCTGCAGCCTCAGCCGCACGATCTGGACCCGCCCTTCGATGCTGGACCACAGCTGGCGGGCGAGATGGAGATGTCGCATGGCTGCTTCATGGTCCTGCCGGGAAAGCGCGAGGATCGCCTGCGCTTCGTTGGTGAGCGCGCGGATCGAGGGCATCGGCCAGCGATCCGGACTTCCGGAAAGTTCGCAGATCAATGCCTTGGCCTGGCCGCTCCGATGCGTGTGTGCCGCAACCAGCGCCAGATGTGCGAGCAGGATTCCCCGTCGCTGCAGGGTCCACCAGGTCTTGCCGATCAAGCTGCGTTCGAGGCTCGCATGGGCGGCCTCCGCTTCGCCTCTTGCGAGCAACAACATCGCGCGGCCTGGCTCCGGGCACCAACCCATCGTGTAAGCCCTGTCGTAGGCTTCGAGCGCTGCATCGTCATTGCCGATCGCAGACAGAATGTCGCCCAGCACCCGGTTGGCATCGCCCATCGACCATGGCGCATCGCTGGTCAGGCGCGCGAGCGCGTCTTGAATCCGAGCCAGCGCTTCGTCGAGCGAGCCCCTGATGCCGAGCACCTCGGAGCGATGCAGCTGGCATGAACCTGTCAGTTCCATACCGCTGCTCGAACAGAAATTCTGGTAACTCCGTGTCCACTGGTCGGCCCGTGCCCAATCTCCGAACATCCGGGCTGCCCAGAGAATGTTGCAGTAGAGGCTGCCGCCCATGATCGGATCCAGGTTGGTGCTGGACAGTGCGACCGCGGCGGCATGGTCCTGATCGGCCAGTCCGCCGTGCGTGTCGCCGAGACATAGCCGATAGAAGCCGCGATAGGCCAGGCTCAGAGCTTCGATGTTGAGCGCGTCCTTGTATCTGACGGCGGTGTAGGCCGTGTCGGCCAGCGCAAGTGCCTGTTCCGGCTCGCCATCGAAGGCCGCCAGTTTGGACTTCATCCATAACAGCAGGGCCGTCGTCGGAGGATCATCGAGCCTCGAGGCCCAATCTTCCGCGCGCGCGAGCCAACCTTTTCCGATGGCGGCCTGACCGCTCTCGAAATGCAGGCCCGAGAGCGCGATGGCGTCGACCGCTGCTCCGGCAGCGTCGCCGGCCTCGCTGCGCGCGGCGACCGCGCGAACCAGAATCGGAATCGTTGCCGCGGTCCTGCCGAGGCATTGCAGGGCGAGCGCCCATTGGTGCAAGTCTTCAGCGTTGAGCCGGCCGTCTTCATCCGCGCTCGCGAACAGTGTGGCTGCCTGCAGCCACAATTGCCCTGCGGCCGCGCGTCGGGCAAGGCCGATTGCACCGACGGCGTCATCGACTTGCTTGGGGTCAATGCGTTCCGGCTGCCTGATCTCGGAATCAACGAACAACCGATATCCCTTGCCCGGCAGATTCCGGATCGCGCCCTCCATGCCGCCCTTGCGCAGCGCGGCGCGCAACGAACTCACCGCCCGCTGCAGCGAGTTGTCGGTGACCGTGACGTCCGGCCAGACAGCCTCGAGCAACTCGTCTTTGGAGACGACCCGGTCGCGGTGGTGGACAAGGTAGACCAGCAGATCGAACACACGCGGCTGCAAAGCGACTTCCTGCCGCGCGCACAGCAGCACGCGTCCAGCTTCATCAAGCTCGAACAGTCCAAATGAGAATGCCATGTGTATGGGTCCGGGGGCGCCGGAAAAGGTTCAGACAAAGATCAGACAATGATCAGTCCGCGGTAAGGACAGTCGGCATCGACAGCGCCTATAGCTCATCATGGCCCGAGATCATCGTGGCCGCTGTCCAACAGTCGTAAACTGAGGAGATTTCGATGGAACTCTATGTCATTCGCCGTCCGAGCGCCTGGGCAAACATGGGCGAGCTGGAGCTTGCAGGCGCAACGTCCGCCAGGATCGGCGACGAGCAGATGCCGGACCGCGTCCGCTGGATCCGCAGCTACGTCGTGCATGAGGCAGATGGTCGCATTGGCACTTTCTGCATCTACGAGGCGCGTGACGGTGACTCGATCCGCGATCATGCGCGCTGCGTCGGCATGCCGGGTGAGGAATTCTACAAGGTCGCGACCACAGTGGTGGTGCGTGGCGATCCCATCCAACCGCCCATTGCAGCCGAATGACGCCTGCGAGGCGTCGCATGGCGCATCCCGGCCCAACCATTATCCGGGGCGCCATCACACTTCGATCAAGGGAACGATAATGTCGATTTCATCCATGGAGTCCTTCTACAATCCGGTGCGAAGGCATTTTTTCATTCTGCTTTTGCGCATCCGCCGGATCGTCAATCAGTCGGTCGCAGGGATGCTCGCACGCCGCGAGCGTCAGGCAAATTGCTTGATGTCGCGCGATCTCGGCGGCCGGCGGTCGAAGGGCGCCGGCAACCGCGGCTCTCGGCCGATCATTCGCAGCGCATTGCTCGGGCTGATGATCGCGGGTCTGTCGTCACCCGTGTTCACGCGAGCGGAGGAGCCTGTGGTTCGGGAGCATCATGTAGCTCCGGCGCAGCAGGCGGCCTGGCCTCAGCGCAGTGGGCCCGGCTGCAGGCATCGTTCGGATTGGAGCATTGTTGCCGCGTCCACCATCCCGGTCCTTCTCGACCGTCGCAGCTAGCTCGCAGCACATTGAAGTCATTGCACGACGCCCATTGGCGCAACTCGCGGACATCAGGCGAAGCCAGCAGCTTCGCCGCCGGCCGCGCGACACATTTTTCAAAGGAGATACACATGAACGTTCAGACCAAAATGCCCACCGTCGATCTCGCCGCCGTCAAGGCGCGCCAGCAAGCCGCCTGGAGCTCGGGAGACTACGCGATCGTCGGCACCACGCTTCAGATCGTCGGCGAAACGCTCTGCGAGGCGGTCGACTTGCGCAGCAATCAAATGGTGCTCGACGTCGCCGCCGGCAACGGCAATGCGACGCTGGCCGCGGCGCGGCGTTTTGCCGACGTGGTCTCGACCGATTACGTCGGAGCGTTGCTCGAGCGCGGCCGCGAGCGTGCGGCCGCGGAGCGGCTGCCGGTTACGTTCCAGGAAGCGGACGCGGAGAGGCTGCCGTTTGCGGATGCGAGCTTCGACGTCGTGCTGTCGACTTTCGGTGTCATGTTCACCGCCGACCAGCAGCAGGCGGCGAATGAATTGCGCCGTGTCTGCCGCATCGGCGGCAAGATCGGCCTTGCGAGCTGGACACCGGAGGGTTTCATCGGCCAGCTGTTCAAGACCATCGGCAAATATGTGCCGCCGGCGCCGGGCGTCAAATCTCCCGGGCTATGGGGCACCGAAGCCCATCTCGCCGCCCTGTTCGGCGCGCAGGCCAGGGTTGACGCCAAACGCAGGCACTTCAATTTCCGGTACAGATCGCGCGAGCATTTCCTCGAGATCTTCCGCACCTATTACGGTCCGGTGTTGAAAGCCTTCGGGGCGATCGATGCCGTCAAGCAGCAACTGCTCGCCGCCGACCTGTTCGGCCTGATGGACCAGTTCAATGCCGCCAGGGATGGAACGCTGGTGATCCCCAGCGAATATCTGGAGGCTGTGATCACCAGGCAGGGTTGATCTGCCGCTCGCTGTTCGTCGATTGGAGCGTGGTGCCGGCGTTCTCGCCGGTGCCACGCTCGCGCGTCGGATCGCAGAAGCTCGTCAAAGAAGCTCAGATGAGCATGACATTGCTGCGATCGATCAATTGTGACGCTTGTCCTTGGGCGGCGGCCTCGCGGCGCGCGGCGGCGGCGCGCGCCGTTGCTGGAAGGCGGGGCGTGCCTGCACTGCGGGCCGTTGTACGCCCGGACGCGGACCCGGTGCGTCCTGCTGAATGCCGGGCCGCGCCTGGCCGGGTGCCTGCGGCGCAGGCTGGGCCGCGCCCTGTCGCGGCACGCCTGGCTGACCCGGTTGACCTGGCTGACGCACGCCGCCCGGCGCCGGTGTGCGACCGGGTTGCAGACCGCCTTGACGTGCAGGCGATTGTTGCCCGCCGGGTGACGTCGCGCCGCCTTGGCGCGTGGGGTCTTGGCGCGCAGGTTCTTGGCGCGCAGGCTGTCGCGCAGGCCGTTGTCCGGCTGGCGTCTGGACACCGGGCGTGTGTGGCAGCGTCGTGCCGCCGGGCTGGCCGGGCAGCGCGTGTTGTGCGCCGCCTTGCTGCTGCGTGCCCGGCTGCTGCTGCGAGCCCTGCCGGCCAGGTGTGCCCGGTTGCTTGCCCGGTTGCTGCGGCTGGCCCGGACGGTTCGGCTGGCCGGGCTGCTGCAACTGGTCCGGACGGTTTTGCTGACCCGGCTGCTGCGGCGCATTGCGGTTCTGGCCCGGCAGGCCGTTCTGACGCTGCGGGTTCGGCTGCACCGGCTGGCCACGATTCGGATAGGGCGCGGCCGGATTAGTGCGGCGGAAGTCGGGGTTGGCGCGGCGGAAGTCGCGCTGCTCGGTCACGACCTGACGGCCCAACGTCTGTGCGGAATGTACCGCGCGCACAAAGCCCTGGTCGCGCGTCATCTGTTGCGGCGAGATCGTCAGCGGCACCGCGGCGAAGCGCGCGCCGCCAGTGCCTGGACGAATCGCAAATCCGCTCGCCCCGCGCGTCAGCACGCCGAGCGAGGCGCCGCCGCGGTCGTTGACCTCGATGCGGCCGACATGTCCGTCGGCGTCGGGATAGAGCTTGATGCCGACATTGTTGCTGGTCGCGGTCGCGCCTTCCGGCACTTCGACAAGGCCGGTGGTGCCGCGGATGCCGAGGGTTGCGGTCGGCGTCGAGATCTTCATGTCGCCGGTCTTGGCGACGGCGGCGGCGACGAACGCCGCCGTGCCCTTGGCGACGTTGAACAGCGCG
Protein-coding sequences here:
- a CDS encoding winged helix-turn-helix domain-containing protein, which produces MLLCARQEVALQPRVFDLLVYLVHHRDRVVSKDELLEAVWPDVTVTDNSLQRAVSSLRAALRKGGMEGAIRNLPGKGYRLFVDSEIRQPERIDPKQVDDAVGAIGLARRAAAGQLWLQAATLFASADEDGRLNAEDLHQWALALQCLGRTAATIPILVRAVAARSEAGDAAGAAVDAIALSGLHFESGQAAIGKGWLARAEDWASRLDDPPTTALLLWMKSKLAAFDGEPEQALALADTAYTAVRYKDALNIEALSLAYRGFYRLCLGDTHGGLADQDHAAAVALSSTNLDPIMGGSLYCNILWAARMFGDWARADQWTRSYQNFCSSSGMELTGSCQLHRSEVLGIRGSLDEALARIQDALARLTSDAPWSMGDANRVLGDILSAIGNDDAALEAYDRAYTMGWCPEPGRAMLLLARGEAEAAHASLERSLIGKTWWTLQRRGILLAHLALVAAHTHRSGQAKALICELSGSPDRWPMPSIRALTNEAQAILALSRQDHEAAMRHLHLARQLWSSIEGRVQIVRLRLQISRLELERGDVRGAAAEVHAAQLLANELGSPKRVAECLALQRDIDAWQPTARRQMCG
- a CDS encoding nickel-binding protein, producing the protein MELYVIRRPSAWANMGELELAGATSARIGDEQMPDRVRWIRSYVVHEADGRIGTFCIYEARDGDSIRDHARCVGMPGEEFYKVATTVVVRGDPIQPPIAAE
- the asd gene encoding archaetidylserine decarboxylase (Phosphatidylserine decarboxylase is synthesized as a single chain precursor. Generation of the pyruvoyl active site from a Ser is coupled to cleavage of a Gly-Ser bond between the larger (beta) and smaller (alpha chains). It is an integral membrane protein.); this translates as MTVKGLISAFTQQEDLNFLLTNRIPRAAITRFMGWFSKVENPLVRDASIACWKLFSDLDLSEAKKTEFKSLHDCFTRELKPGLRPAAADPAIIASPSDAIIGAHGRIEDGQLFQVKGAPYSLLDLVGDPALVEQHRNGRFVTLRLTSSMYHRFHAPYDLAIDKVTFIHGDVWNVNPIALKRIERLFCKNERAVLRAKLPTGEALTLVPVAAILVASLRLHFLDVTLNAQSRGPVDFPCDAHVKKGDELGWFEHGSTIIVLAPGNFEFCDNVAEGTRIKCGEPLLKKPTN
- a CDS encoding NUDIX domain-containing protein — encoded protein: MARTPVLAAGGIVLRRDAPQCFAVVRLRKRNEWVLPKGKLDDGETPRAAAEREVLEETGHDVEVHEFLGTLVYDSGGRSKVVHYWRMDAGGKPVRALMSDVREVDWLPLDEALDRLSRGYERAFLENVGPIALQAAANAERERRARARAAAAERRRVQLAEDEPVAGAPVVIDTPANPEAPAGAEIPAVAEASVGTEVTVDAEMPVVVDAPAPAEVPVMAEMSDIAGAPAADASEKSPSSARQIAPVATAVQPIPRKNLIERVRDWLRRAA
- a CDS encoding class I SAM-dependent methyltransferase, whose amino-acid sequence is MNVQTKMPTVDLAAVKARQQAAWSSGDYAIVGTTLQIVGETLCEAVDLRSNQMVLDVAAGNGNATLAAARRFADVVSTDYVGALLERGRERAAAERLPVTFQEADAERLPFADASFDVVLSTFGVMFTADQQQAANELRRVCRIGGKIGLASWTPEGFIGQLFKTIGKYVPPAPGVKSPGLWGTEAHLAALFGAQARVDAKRRHFNFRYRSREHFLEIFRTYYGPVLKAFGAIDAVKQQLLAADLFGLMDQFNAARDGTLVIPSEYLEAVITRQG
- a CDS encoding FecR domain-containing protein; its protein translation is MVMRRAFLYALLLGAGVTIGWHATANAAPDLTQLAQAQPAPAPSAAPAPSATPSTPAPATPAPAPAAAPQATAPEPIGNVATLTGTATVTRNNTTTPLQIRDDIFANDDVATSATSSLGITFNDGTTFNLRANARITIDNYVYEDGGQQNSALFNVAKGTAAFVAAAVAKTGDMKISTPTATLGIRGTTGLVEVPEGATATSNNVGIKLYPDADGHVGRIEVNDRGGASLGVLTRGASGFAIRPGTGGARFAAVPLTISPQQMTRDQGFVRAVHSAQTLGRQVVTEQRDFRRANPDFRRTNPAAPYPNRGQPVQPNPQRQNGLPGQNRNAPQQPGQQNRPDQLQQPGQPNRPGQPQQPGKQPGTPGRQGSQQQPGTQQQGGAQHALPGQPGGTTLPHTPGVQTPAGQRPARQPARQEPARQDPTRQGGATSPGGQQSPARQGGLQPGRTPAPGGVRQPGQPGQPGVPRQGAAQPAPQAPGQARPGIQQDAPGPRPGVQRPAVQARPAFQQRRAPPPRAARPPPKDKRHN